DNA from Leishmania donovani BPK282A1 complete genome, chromosome 34:
CGGACGGCTTCGTTGGACGCAACAAGGATCGACTTGGCGCAGACGTGGTCGAGGTGTTGTCAAAAAGTCAGGCACATTTCTTGCTGGAAATTCTGACCGAGGTGCTGGCGGACGGCTTGACGTCGGCGGTGCCATCGTCTACCAGGACCGGCGGATCTCgtcgcgcctgcgccacagccGGCTTCAAGATCCGCCAGCAGGCCGCCGATCTCGTGCGCACGCTGAAGCAGTGCACGCCCCACTACGTGCGCACCATCAAATCGAACGACGTGAAGCGGGCCAACTTCTTCGACGAGGCGCGGGTGCTGCACCAGGTGAAGTATCTCGGCCTCCTGGAGAACGTGCGGGTGCGGCGAGCGGGCTACAGCTACCGGCAGTACTTTGACAAGTTCCTCAAGCGCTTCAAATACACGTGTCCGAGCACCTATCCACGGCCCTTTCGAGGCACCGACAAGGCGGCGTGCGAGGCCATCCTCGCCTACCTGCAGGACGAGCAAGGGGTGCTGCCACCCGACTCCTTTGCGATTGGCACCAGCAAGGTTTTTATTCGACAGCCGGAGCATGTTCTGGCACTTGAGCAGAGCCGCGAAGCCGCCTTCCATGCCCTATCCGTCACCATTCAacgcgcgtggcggcgctaCACGCAGTGCAagcagctcctctgcctcaAGGCGAAGCTGGACCGCACGTACACGCGGCACCGCAAGACGCGCCGTGCCGACAGTGTCTTTCGAGCCTACGAGGGCATCTACGTAGAGACTGACACTGTACTGGCCGTGCCGAGCCCGgccgcaggcggcggcaccagcgcaGTGCCACGTGCGCTCTCCAACCGACTCACCGTCGCCCTCGACGCCATCCTGCAATTTGACCCCATTGCCGTTGCGTGGCGCTCCTTCTGGACTCCGGGCGAGGCAGGCCAACCCCGCAAGAAGTTCTTCTTCAACGCTCTCACACGCGAGATGGTTTGGGAGCGTCCCCGTGAGCTGGACCCTCCGCGCGTTGTCTTCTCCTGCGCCGTCGACCGCGTTGTCAACTGGGCCACCGCGAAAACCGCCAAAGAGTTCATTTTCCTCACGACGCACGACGTGCTGTACATGGTGCGCGAGACGCCGACGTCCACAGAAgcgttgccgccgtcctcgcagCCGCCTAGTAGTAGCGCAAAGCATTCCAAGCAtgcggccgcagcagtgaAGGAGAAGCAGTCGGTCGCCATGACACTGACGCCATGCTTCACTCTGCAGAAGCGCATAGACCTGCGTCTTCTCACACAGGTGGCGGTCACCACGATGGCCGACACGGTGTTGgtggtgcgcgtgctgccggtgcaggCGCCATACCGCCCAGTGACCGATACAGTCAAGACGAAAGCAGGACCTTCAAAATGCGAGACGTGCAGCCGAGCTGCCacaccggcgctgcgccgcgccaacTGCCCGAGTTGCGGccggctgtgctgcgtcCGGCACTGTCTGACGTAtgcgcggccgctgcccaCTATCACTGGGCAAGCAGCCCCGGTGCGAGTCTGTCCCGCCTGCGTGGTAGGGGAGCCTCTGGAACCGGTCGAGGACATGGTGCTACTGACAAGTTACAGGACGGAGCTTGCCGGCACGCTCTGTGCGCGTTACCAGGAGCGCATGGGCaacccgctgccgctctttgTGTCGGACAGCATTCCGTTCTCCAAGTGGacgcctgcgccgtcgccaccgaagatgaagcgcacgcaccgcctcgccaAGCCCTCAgcaggccgaggcggcgaagcCGGTGAGGGTCAGCCGTTGGTGATTGGTGGATCGTACGAGGTGACGCTGACGTGCACAGTCACCGATGACCCGCTGGCGAACGATACTGTGCTCATTGGTGCCGCCCCTCCAGCCCCGAtgacggctgccgcctccgcagatGGCCATTCAGGCGCAAAGGGTAAGAGGAAAGGCAAGGAGGCCTTCGACGACGAGGTAGCATACACCGTTCCACCTGGCACGCCGCCCGTGCTGAGGGTGGTTGCGCCGCGTGGCATCACAGGAGAGCAGATCCGACGCATGGAGGCTATTCGCGAGGAGCGGCGAaaagcggctgcggcgcgaaGGCGTcgggaggaggaagaggagcgggagCGCGAAGCACAGCGGGAGCGCGAGCGTGAGGCTGAGCACCGGCGAGTCGTGCAGGAgcggaagaaggcgaaggcagCCGAGGCGGCTCGCATGGAGGCAGAACGTGCCAATCGTGAAAGGGCCGCCGCGGAGCGTCGCGAGGAGGCCGCTcgcgtggtggcggagcgCGCTCGGCGCCGGTAGAGGAACACGCAGCTCTGCTGCAAGTTGATCTTGTGTGCTGTCTgacctgtgcgtgtgcgcgtgcgtctggTGTCCTTCGTCCTTTCTGCCTCAACCCTTCTCTTCTTTATTATCCTGTCGCGTGCAGTATGGCCTtagaaacacacacacacacacatacacacacatgagACGAAAAACGAACACTCACTGCTCACgctgcccttcccccctctgtACTTGTCGATGCCATTCACACACGGGCGCCCACGTATCTATGATGATGGGACGCTGCGCAGGCATGCCGTTCACTTAGATGACATCAATCGCGCCCATGAAAGCCGCATATGGAAACAGCACACTGGGGCTGgtgagaggcggcagccagggagctgaaggagccaaagaaaaaaagggcagCTTCTTTTCCCCAGTTTTCTCTTCCCGCTCCATCTCCTCTCCAGTCGGTCGCGCGCGAGGTGATGCCGCGGTTCGTGGTCATCCTCTTCGATGCCTgccctcttcgccctcctccgcttaGCATGCGCACCGTCACACCTTCTGTAGCCTCTCTTGTTCACTTCTCCCACACCTCTCTTCCGTTGCACTGAAACGAcctctcgctttctttctcgacggctgcggcggacgTACGCAGTGGTGCAGCAACCGCAAAGGTGAGGAATATTCGAACCATCTCACACCTGGCAAGCGTGacccctcaccctccccttCATGGCGTCCTCATCCTTGTCCttgtcgtcggcgccgtgctcCTCTTGCGTGGTGGGTACACTGCCTGACTTACTGAAGCGGGCCATGACGCAGGGCAGACACGGTGGCATCACCGCCTATCTCGCCACTGAGCTGCCTCACAATCAACAGAGCTCAAAGGATGGTTGCCAGGTGCGAACCGGCAATGCCTGTGCCTCTGCTGAGTCGCCGGTAATGTATGCGGTTTTCGAAGACGCAAGAAGTTGCTGTCGATGGACGGTTGAGCTGGCCATGGCGAAGGCAAtaggcgacgacgacacggGGGACGCCTGGTGGGCCAATCCGGAGCACCTTTCTGCCATTGatgcgacagcagccgccgaAGCGCTGCCGAGCGATCCGCATCAGCAGGAAAAGAGCCCAGCAACTCTGTGCTCATCGCGCATTACCGCGATGCGCTACTACATGAAGCCTGACACATGGACGCAAACGCTTCTGTCACACGAAGGCGAGCCGGCAAGGGAAAgccgcaccgctggcgaGGTACCTTACTCCGGCTCAGCAACCACTGGCGGGGTCACGAGTTCGGACCCCAGGGGGTGCAACAGCGACGTTCACGTACATCACCAGGCAACGCCTTCCTTACTCAGCATCGCATCCTCCGTGGTGACCGCGACTGCCACGGAGGAGGCATCTTCGTTATCCGCAGCGTCTTCGCCTCTACATGGTCTTCCTCTCCACCAGTTGATAGAGCAGCATTCCGCGCTTGTACGACGCTtggtgcaggtgctggcCCCGCAGCGGCAAACCATCCCTCATGTTATTCGCGAGCTGTGCACAACAAGAGTCACCTCCCCCTCGTCCGGCGTTGTCAGCCGCGTCTGCGTACTTCCGTCGACGGATTCGTCGAATGCGGAGCCGATGCAGTACACTGagcgcgacgtcgccgcggctgtcgaGCAGCTCACATCTTCCCACCCGCGCCAACCAAGGCTGCGTGAACTCAAGAGCGACGGCTACCTGCTCATGAATTTGGAAGGGTTTGTCGACGGCAAGACGCGGCACAAGGCGGTGAACCGCGCCTACCCAGCTCTAGCGCTGCACTGgcctgcgtcggcgcagcagatggaCGCGATGGAGCGCTACGTCGACCGTGATGTCGTGCTTGACACCCGCAAGCGGCATCCCGAGTTGAGTGGAGAGGGATCAGATAAGAAGCAGGGGCAGAAGCGTGACCGATCGCGGTCGAGCACTTCGTCGAATGCGTCAGGCGCGGAAGAAGACGGGGCGCACAAAGCAAGAGTCACTGACTGCACCAGcgctccgccgtctccacCATTGGGCATGACAGCATCGCCGAAAAGGACGGCGCAGACGTCGTCCTCTCGACGCTTCTTTCAGTCGTTGCGAGAGTATCCACGGTCTCTGGAGCACGGTAACTTGCATGCGTGGGCTCGTAGCACCGCAGCTCAGCAAGCGCTCGATTGTCTGCAGGCTGCTACGACGTTGACCCAGAGCTCGGCGTCCACTGCCGATGTGTCTTCTGATGCAGCCACGCTCGGTCCGTTGCCAATCACGAAGGAAGAGGACGTGGAAGTGCTGCGCTGCCAATACGATgctctcgccgccgccgaaagCGTTttggagaagcagctgcgcgcctACAGCGACACAGTCCAAGAGCTGCGCGGCTGGTACCGGGGGGATCTGTGCACGCAGCAGTTTCGCTGCGAGTTGGAGGCGTGGCTGCGCACACAAGAGGAGAGTCGAGCCGTGCTGACAGACCTGTATGCTCAAATGCATGCTGTGCGTTACAGCCTACAGCGCGACCTCTCCAACTACCTGCATCTGCACGCGCTGGGCGTGTTGTGACGACTATCTGACCCACAGACGCCCTTTTAcacccgcacgcgcatgAATGCTGACAGTTGTGCAGtcgagcggcgcagcttgAAGTGAGAAGCGCATAATTGTGCGTGTATGCACGTGCGTGGATGTGTGCGCCAGTCCGTCACACTGCTGAGCTTGTCGCCCGAACAAAACAGATCAGCTAAAagaggggcacacacacatacgcaaaGATGGCTGAAGGACACACAGCACGTTTGGCAAGTACGCAACAAAGCCAACCAAGTTCCAccccaacaacaacaaaacagcAAGGCAAAACTTCCCATGTCCATCGCCACGGttttgccttctctctttcgtCGATCACCACGCTCAGCAGTGTCACGGTCGATTTGAAGCGCAGATAAGGAAGAGGAATCGCAGCATGCAACTGAAGTGCATTGAAAAGAAGCCTGCAAacgtgcctgtgcgtgcgtgccgctgtctgcgcttctctttttctgtgtgtaCTCTTGACTTTCCTTGAGTCTCATGAAACCGTTGGACGTGAGCCACCTCGGGGATGCCCACAGTTCCCACCTCTGCCCACCCTCCCCGCCAATGACCCCTTCTCTGTCACATATGCTCGTGCGCTCCttgtgctgctcttcctcttccttctaCCCACGATACACATAGCTGAGTACGCGTGCGTGACACTCACGAAGAAACATATTCATCGTAGCCAAAGGGTTTTTGAATAAAGGAAccaagaaagagggagagagaggaggtcAGTCCTAGGTGACTCACCGTCTTGCCGTTGCGCACAGAAGTACCTCCACCTTACATTATTGCATCATCGcgttctctcctctcgcacgcacgcgcgtgtgcattgAGGATGTCGGCAGACCAGCGAGTAACGGAGTGTGGTGGAAGCAACGGTGCCTCGACAGCACTACCACCGCTCACACCACACACGATTGGCGGCAAGTCTAACGAGGCTCTGTGCGATGATCACCAAGACGTGGCTCCACCTCCGTACTCCATGGAGAGCGCGATTGGTTTGTCGGTACCCCTATATCAGCCGCACGCCCCAGCGCCTGGTGCGGTCATTGATCCGGATATGGTCGAGGACCACGTTAGCTTTctgcgcaccgtgcgcgcCTTCCACGATTACAAGCGCCAGGCGCTGGCTGCCCGCGAGATGCGGTGCACCAACTTCCGCAAGCTGCAGGATCAGCACCGTGATTTGCTGTGTATAGATTTGGACAAGATCCTCGAGAAGTACCTAGAGTGCATTGAGGTGAACAGCGCCTTCTTCGACGCCATCTGCGAGGCAAGCGAGGAGTTGTTCGACAGCTACTGGCCAGAGGGTACGACGGTGTTCATGAAGGAGGttccgccgccgacgccgctggacATGAACAAGGTTTTTTCGACACTGCGCCAGTTCGTGCGCGACTGGTCCGCCGAAGGTGTGGCGGAGCGGGACTGTGTGTACAAGCCCATTCTGGATACGCTGGATCGCTGCTTCCCCAATcgcggcgagcgcgagaACGTGCGCGTGTTGATCCCTGGTGCTGGACTCTGCCGGCTCTCTGTAGAACTTGCCCTCCGCGGCTTCTTTGCCCAGGCAAACGAGTTTAGCTACCATATGCTGATCGCCGGCCACTATATTCAGAATCACGTGTTCGAATCATGTCAGCACAAGATCTATCCCTACAGTGACAGCACATGCAATCTAGTCAACCGCGCTGACCAGTTTGCCGAGGTGCAGATCCCCGACTTGTGCGCGTCAGAGGCGATCGACGCGCTGCGTGACAAGGGCCTCTCCTTTGGCCAGCTTTCCATGGTCGCCGGCGACTTTACAGAGGTGTACGCAAAGCCACACCAGCACAAGACGTGGTCGGTCGTGGCCACATGCTTTTTCATCGACACTGCACACAACATCATCGAGTACCTCGTGATCATTTACAACCTTCTTGTCCCTGGTGGATACTGGGTAAATGTCGGGCCGCTGCTTTACCACTTTGCCGACAGCGCGGACGACATGTCGATTGAGTTGTCGCTGGGCGAGGTGCTGACAGTTGCGCAGCGGATCGGGTTCGTGCTGAATGGGCCGCCGTCTTTTATCGACACAACCTACACGAATAATCAACGCAGCATGAAGCAGCTGGTGTACCGATGCGCGTTCTTTGTCCTGCAGCGTCCCTTGGCCGATAAGCAGACGGAGCAGATGGATAGAAGCGTGGAGGCGAAAGTAACATAGGAAGTTGTAGCACAAATATGGCGTAAAGGGAAGTGGCGGTGTGAGGGGGGCGAccgaagagagagggctTGCTCCGACAATGAGCGTTGAATGGCTATGTGGGGAAAAGGTGAGTCAGAGACGCGGCCGACTCGTTCTCGCGCATCGTAGATGGTGCACGCTGCGTGCCCGGGTGGAGGTAGTGCTACCTCATTCGGTTGTGCatgtctttttctttcgtaACTGTTGCCTCCACTACGACGGCTTACGAAATGTGGCGACCAGTGTCTCCagcctcttctccctcgcctGGTCCCCACCTGTGTCGCTTCCTCTTCTACTACACCgtggcgcacacgccgtGGAAGGGGCGGAGGGAGTTGTGGGATATAGGCCGCATCGCTAACACCATCACCTCTGCTTTTTGCCACCAACATTGAAATTGCTCGaatcggcgctgctgctgatgcagtGGCTCACGAGACCATGAACTCCTTTGTGTGCGCCTTACTTTCGCGCTGCCACCTTGCGTTGGCGGTCCGCGTGCATGGCAGCGCATGATTCGCACAGACAAACGAAAACTAAATGGATAATTCATGTCGTGGTGGAGGGTGGAAGAGGGGCAGGCGATGGGTAAGCTCGGAGGACAGGCACTGATTCTTTCAATCACCACGCAGTGCGGCAGGTCAGTTTGCGGATGCTCTTCAGGCATTGTGAGGTAGCGCTGATGCGGTGCTTGCCTCCCCCCACTTCCACTTCCTGTACAGTGCTTCCATTTGCCTTCTTCATGAGGCGTGCTCACCGTCGTTGGAATGGCAGGCTGAactcttttgttttctctcgTTGACTCGGAGCAGCAGACAAAGCAGAGCTACTGGGTTCGGTGACACACAAGCAGGCGCATCAACGCGCATGCGGACATCTCTTCCTGTCTCACATCCACAGGAGGaagatgcgtgtgtgtgtgtgtccgtctGTGCTCACGTGCTGCTtctgttttgtgtgtgcgtgtctatGTCCATGCCAGTCTGTCTtgtcctgccgctgcgctttcTTCCCTGTCTTGCTATCAGTTTCTTCTACCGCTACTTCCTGTCACATTTCTTTTATTTTTGGTTTCTGGCCACATATGGTCGTTAGGTATGGCAGAACGGATTGACCGTGAAGTATTTGGGCGTGTGATGACTAACCGGATGCCAGTCTTTTGTGCGCCACTAGGAATTAGGGAGAGTTCGAAAGGGGTGATGGGCAGTGTTGACGCTGTCTGTCGCTGTGTCTTTCCGCTTACGTatgctgtgtgtgtatcggTGGCCGCACGCCTTTCGATGTACGTCGACGCAGACGGCGTTTATGCATTCGCCGATACACGAATTTAACTTTGGTAGCCAGCCATCGGATGTGGAGGGGGCGATGGCGGACGTCAGTGCGTCGACATCTTGCCACGTCTGCTTCTCTTGagtctctccctcccttcgtACCTCCGCTAATCAcggtttctctctctcctcctcgccggcccTTCTCCGACCACTCCCATCTGACCACCATGTCCACATCTGTTCGCATCTTGTCTTGTTTACGTGTGCTTACTTCATTCACCAACGCGATCCTACGACTTTTAGTGTCTCTGCGCATCTGTGGTTTCTGATGTTGTTGCTCTCCTCCGCGcgctcgcgtgtgtgtgggggatGGGGGGGATCCGGTGGTGACTGAGAGTGGTGTGAGCATGCACGCCCGCGTGCCCACATTGCGATCAGGGATGATACGGCGAGCTAGATGGCGTTCTTGTACTTTGCGCTCGCTTTCCCCTCtccgttttgttttctccttttctttcggCTTCTTCtgtcttgtgtgtgcgcttgtatgtgtgtgtgtgtgtgtgtgtgtgtgcctgtctgtctgtctgtctgctgcgtgcgctgcaagGTGCCACTGAAGTGTGCGCATGCGAAGCGTGCTTGAGTGCTAAACagccctttttttttcattaTTGAACTGTCTCCTGTCTCCGTATCTGCGGTACAGCTCTTCTACGTTCGTGAGTGTTCCTGTCTTCAGCCTCCTTCCCTGCCTCCGTCATCTTCCGCTTCTAGTTTTCGCCGCGTCAACCCATCTCCCTCCGCCCCGCTCCCCATGACCGGCAACTtgagcgacagcggcgaagaagagagacaaACAAAAGGCGACGATGCGCGAGATATTAGAGGACGCTGCGGAGGGCGGAGgaagcacaaaaaaaaaggaatgAGCAACCTCCAAAGGAAAACAAGACTATGAGCTCACCTTGTCACATCtgtgcggtgctgccgcgatGATGCACAAGAGGCAAACCGCTTTCTCTTGCCTCGCTCTTTGATTTTCTTCCCCGCTTTCGACGGCAGTGCCACCGATTTCTCGTTCTTTCTGTCCGTCTCTCTCGATGCATGCGTGTCCCCGCAAGAGCAGTGACGCTAGACTCCATAGAGGGAAAGGGGATTACGAAGGACAGGCACACGAGGTGGACAGAAGAGTGGGGCCAACGAGAAAGGTGAGCAGTTTCGTGGGATTCAAGGCGGTCTTATCACACAGAAAAGGGCTTCTTCCCCATTTGAAAGGTATCGGTTGCTGTGCCCTCAAGGCTGCTTCACTGCACGGCAACTGTGCGccaccctctcttccctttttcaGTCCTCGGGTGCATAGGTTGTCGCCGTCGTAGCAAACATCAAGGGTATGTATGTAAGCAAGCCAAGTACTATGAAGCGCTCATGAGTGCTCTGCTCGTTCTTTTATGGGCTGCCGTTACACAGCGTGCTCCAATGCGCGTGTATTTGCAGCGAAGTGGAGGTGCCCCTTACCCACCTTTACGGTCGCCTACCGAGACCCCctgggcacacgcacgtgcttGTAATGCTTGCCCCATTTCAACAGTCACGATCATGtctgctgcttttctttcACTTTTCTCGGAATGTGTATGCGGCTTTGCAGCCGCACGCGCCATCACCaactgcgtgcgtgtacaCAAACCAAGCCCCGCACCAAAGACAAGCACGCAGGCAAGCATccgaagaaaacgaaaaagaaaacgctcAGCAGCGTTCGACACGAACCCTGGCGTGAGGCGAGGCGTGCTGCAGGATCTTTTTGGCGTgactgtgcgtgtgcgtgtgtgtgtgtgtgtgattgCCACAAAGCATTTCGCCTCCTTCCATTTTTGTGTGGCAGCAAAAAGAGAGTAGAGCACATCGGACTTCTTTTTTTAGTCTGTTGTTCTTGTGTGATCTGGAGGACGTTCGagcacagccacacacgcgTCTGCCCAATCTCTCGTCCTACCTGCTGAGTGCGAGTGAGGCTCCatttctcttcctcttcttcccctctttttgtgtttgtAGTCTTCTCTCATTCTCTTTCCCACCTTCTTCAGGAGTGATGGACCCGTTATGCTCACCATCCGCCGTTAGCACTAACGGAACGCCTCGGACCTCGGTGGTGAACACCTCCTCAACGACGTCCGTCGTCGCTTCACCAGCACGCCCGAAGTTAAGCCGCAGCGTGAAGTTTGATCCCACTATCGGCggcgatgtcggcggtcTGCTGCACAGCAGTGATCTGAGCCTTGACACGTCGTTTGTTCGCGGCGCAGGTGATGATGCTGATGCTCGCGAGCACTATGGCGGGCGCGGTAGAGGTGATGAGGCAGTGAATGGCTCTCCGTTGTATTCGTGCGATGTTTTGCACGATCACGAGGAGCTGCTACCCTTTCAACTCACCCGCGAAGAcgtggctgccgccttcGAGTTTCTCGACGtgaacggcagcggcctgCTCACCATGGGAAATCTCAAGCACCGTCTCTCCGCCTTCTACCCACACCTGACAAGCAAAGAGTACAAATTTCTCGTTGAAGACCCCAGCGGCTccacaggcggcggcggtgctgcatccAGTGCGGCGAGgtccggcgcagcagcgcggcacggtggtgctgctgacggTTGCGGTGGCAGCACCCGCGGGCCCACAACCTCGTCACTTGCCCTGGCCGCCTCATCGGCGCGTCCCTCGAACTTATCCGTCGACGAAGGCGGCGATACGGCTCATATCGATGGCGCTTTGCCAGGCGAAGGAGTTGCCAGCGGTGCGGGAGGGTCGCACAcagccggcgcgcgcgccggccTCGACGTCGATCAGCTGTGGGACCTCATCAACTCAtttcagcagctccagcggaCCTTTGGCGCCGCTCAAGCCGGCCAGGCAGAAGGGCAAAATGCACAAAACACGCGCTCAGCATTCAACGCTAGCTTCGACGCGTACCTCGTCAGCGCGCACGGAAACCAAGGCATCCGGAGCGCAGACATCGGCttcgacgccgtcggcgaaGCCTTCCGCATCTACGACCCTCACAACACGCACtacgtggaggaggaagtcCTCTCCTGCATCATGGCGCGCGTCGGGTTCGGCGAGCTGACCGAAGAGGAGCTTGCAGTTCTGGTGAGCACGGCCGActtcgacggcgacggccgcATCAGCCTCGAGGACTTCCGCCGCTTGGTCAGCATGAAAGGTCGCTTCAAAAAGTGAAGGTATGGCTCTACGGGGTagtgttggtggtggtgcagaaCACAAGCGATGCACAGGTGCCAagcggtgaggagggggggaggtTGGAAGTCATTCGCCCGCGCAACGTAACGCCTGAGCCCCTCAATAGGcacttcccctccctcggcCCTGCTCTATTCtctgctctcttct
Protein-coding regions in this window:
- a CDS encoding myosin IB heavy chain, putative, with translation MASDYKQRETVGVEDLVLLPQISEKAITDDLAVRHREDLIYTSIGSVLLVVNPFKDIQGLYNDAHMQFYRHSGRLSGVRYALLEGQEPGDAALGGPHIFALAEETYRSMVSEEENQCVIISGESGAGKTEASKHIMQYISAVSGNTKDMQRVKRIILESNPLLEAFGNAKTLRNDNSSRFGKFLEIYFDIRGGPVGGHLSHFLLEKSRVSSQQAGECNFHIFYQVCAGAAAELHGDGSGLQPSRVGKGGNRKGAAAAWDDDDNDGGGHAPIAWREVFEEMRMHRGGSSSNIGQSQSFASSSPFSAYYPWKFLRPSLGSGQHAEEFTPRVGIDDLRGWRETLIAMDAMGMAAQDQVSVIKVLCLVLHLGELDFVAPEEGGALAAGQNPCTVANPEELAFVAQQLGVDASALLKALTWRKLQMGATEVVFSPLDAQQCRSTRDAVAKVLYEGVFEFIVSSVNTAFGDAPHALMLGVLDIYGFEIFAKNGFEQFCINYVNEKLQQIFIELTLRVEQEDYVREHIPWEDIKYFDNQVVCDLIESDRPPGLFALMDDVCITMAKEEESVADRKLLDKLGMAYSSHPNFLRSERGFIVKHYAGDVEYSTDGFVGRNKDRLGADVVEVLSKSQAHFLLEILTEVLADGLTSAVPSSTRTGGSRRACATAGFKIRQQAADLVRTLKQCTPHYVRTIKSNDVKRANFFDEARVLHQVKYLGLLENVRVRRAGYSYRQYFDKFLKRFKYTCPSTYPRPFRGTDKAACEAILAYLQDEQGVLPPDSFAIGTSKVFIRQPEHVLALEQSREAAFHALSVTIQRAWRRYTQCKQLLCLKAKLDRTYTRHRKTRRADSVFRAYEGIYVETDTVLAVPSPAAGGGTSAVPRALSNRLTVALDAILQFDPIAVAWRSFWTPGEAGQPRKKFFFNALTREMVWERPRELDPPRVVFSCAVDRVVNWATAKTAKEFIFLTTHDVLYMVRETPTSTEALPPSSQPPSSSAKHSKHAAAAVKEKQSVAMTLTPCFTLQKRIDLRLLTQVAVTTMADTVLVVRVLPVQAPYRPVTDTVKTKAGPSKCETCSRAATPALRRANCPSCGRLCCVRHCLTYARPLPTITGQAAPVRVCPACVVGEPLEPVEDMVLLTSYRTELAGTLCARYQERMGNPLPLFVSDSIPFSKWTPAPSPPKMKRTHRLAKPSAGRGGEAGEGQPLVIGGSYEVTLTCTVTDDPLANDTVLIGAAPPAPMTAAASADGHSGAKGKRKGKEAFDDEVAYTVPPGTPPVLRVVAPRGITGEQIRRMEAIREERRKAAAARRRREEEEEREREAQREREREAEHRRVVQERKKAKAAEAARMEAERANRERAAAERREEAARVVAERARRR